In a single window of the Pandoraea pulmonicola genome:
- a CDS encoding aldehyde dehydrogenase family protein, protein MTITIHESLRGSESSATQGGIAGLVLPAHDGLYYGGAWHAPRSGRYTDVFSPGNGARIGRAAVGDASDVDAAVAAARQGFAVWRDTPPLERARILKAAAVEMRKHAADLALLDAADCGNPVAEMAGDVMVAAALFEFFAGLVTEMKGASIPMGPEAIDFTVREPVGVVARIVAFNHPFMFAAGKMAAPLAAGNAVIIKPPEQAPLSSLRLAEIVGGLFPPGVVSILNGGRDVGESLVSHPDVAMLGLVGSIPTGRAVARGAADRLKPMLLELGGKNALIAYPDVDPDALAAGAVAGMNFTWCGQSCGSTSRLFLHESLHDAVIERIARRCEAFVPGLPTDPKTTMGAIISQAQHARVMAYIASAHEQGARLVCGGKVPDDPALANGYYIEPTVFADVGPQMRIAREEIFGPVLSIIKWRDEAQMLADVNALDYGLTCAIWTNDLEKGMRTASRVNAGYVWINEVGKHFLGAPFGGMKQSGMGREECLGEMLSFTQEKNIHVSLRRVAAQR, encoded by the coding sequence ATGACCATCACCATTCACGAAAGCCTGCGCGGATCCGAGTCTTCCGCGACGCAGGGCGGCATTGCCGGGCTGGTGCTGCCCGCCCATGACGGCCTGTACTATGGCGGCGCGTGGCACGCGCCTCGTTCCGGCCGATATACGGATGTCTTCAGCCCGGGCAACGGCGCCCGCATCGGTCGGGCCGCGGTGGGCGACGCAAGCGATGTCGACGCCGCGGTCGCCGCCGCTCGGCAAGGGTTTGCCGTGTGGCGCGATACGCCGCCGCTCGAGCGCGCACGAATTCTCAAGGCGGCCGCCGTCGAAATGCGCAAGCACGCCGCCGACCTCGCGTTGCTCGATGCCGCCGACTGCGGCAACCCGGTGGCCGAGATGGCGGGCGACGTGATGGTCGCCGCCGCGCTGTTCGAGTTCTTCGCCGGGCTGGTCACCGAGATGAAGGGCGCGTCGATCCCGATGGGGCCCGAGGCGATCGACTTCACCGTGCGCGAGCCCGTGGGGGTGGTCGCGCGAATCGTGGCGTTCAATCACCCGTTCATGTTTGCCGCCGGCAAGATGGCGGCGCCGCTGGCCGCGGGCAACGCGGTCATCATCAAGCCTCCCGAGCAGGCGCCGCTGTCGTCGCTGCGGCTCGCCGAGATCGTCGGCGGTCTGTTTCCGCCGGGCGTCGTGTCCATTCTCAATGGGGGGCGCGACGTGGGGGAGTCACTGGTTTCGCATCCGGACGTGGCGATGCTCGGACTCGTGGGAAGCATACCGACCGGACGGGCGGTGGCGCGTGGCGCCGCCGATCGCCTCAAGCCGATGTTGCTTGAATTGGGCGGCAAGAACGCCTTGATCGCCTACCCCGACGTCGATCCCGATGCGCTGGCCGCCGGCGCGGTGGCCGGCATGAATTTCACGTGGTGCGGGCAGTCATGCGGTTCGACGAGCCGCCTGTTCCTCCACGAAAGTCTCCACGACGCCGTGATCGAGCGCATCGCGCGCCGATGCGAGGCGTTCGTGCCCGGCCTGCCGACCGATCCGAAGACGACCATGGGCGCGATCATCAGCCAGGCGCAGCATGCGCGCGTCATGGCCTACATCGCGTCGGCGCACGAGCAGGGCGCGCGTCTCGTATGCGGTGGCAAGGTGCCAGACGATCCGGCGCTGGCGAACGGCTATTACATCGAGCCGACGGTGTTCGCCGATGTCGGGCCGCAAATGCGCATCGCCCGGGAGGAGATCTTCGGTCCGGTGCTCTCGATCATCAAGTGGCGCGATGAAGCGCAGATGCTGGCCGACGTCAACGCACTCGATTACGGCCTGACCTGCGCCATCTGGACGAACGATCTCGAGAAGGGCATGCGCACCGCTTCACGCGTGAATGCGGGTTACGTATGGATAAACGAAGTCGGCAAGCACTTCCTCGGTGCGCCGTTCGGTGGGATGAAACAGTCGGGCATGGGGCGTGAGGAGTGCCTTGGCGAAATGCTGTCGTTCACGCAGGAAAAGAACATTCACGTGAGCCTGCGCCGCGTTGCCGCGCAGCGCTGA
- a CDS encoding ABC transporter ATP-binding protein, translating to MASLVPPNPSPAPLTPPTSSTSRMPRPAGSPATASSEPYISVSGLCVDFETHGRVNRVLNDIHLSVERGGFTSLVGPSGCGKSTLLKVLAGLQAPTQGRVSVGGTTPSEAVRQRRIGLVFQEAALMPWKSAFDNVCLLMELVGTLREKEAIRARALELLNIVGLGHAVDRKPSQLSGGMRQRVAIARALALDPEVLMMDEPFGALDAITREEMSDFLLDLWKRTGKTIVFVTHSIDEAVFLSRDVTVMATGPARILECLTVPLPYPRNEDSYATPEFAQTASHLRKRLKEGHRAGRTS from the coding sequence ATGGCAAGTCTCGTTCCGCCCAACCCTTCGCCCGCGCCACTCACGCCGCCCACGTCGTCCACGTCTCGTATGCCGCGGCCGGCCGGCTCGCCGGCCACGGCATCGTCCGAGCCGTACATCAGCGTCAGCGGTCTTTGCGTCGACTTCGAAACGCATGGTCGCGTCAACCGTGTGCTCAACGATATTCACCTGTCGGTCGAACGAGGCGGTTTCACCTCGCTGGTCGGGCCGTCGGGTTGCGGCAAGAGCACTTTGCTCAAGGTGCTTGCGGGATTGCAGGCGCCGACGCAAGGCCGCGTGAGCGTTGGCGGAACGACGCCTTCGGAGGCGGTGCGGCAGCGCCGCATCGGTCTCGTGTTCCAGGAGGCGGCGCTCATGCCGTGGAAGAGCGCGTTCGACAACGTCTGTCTGTTGATGGAACTGGTCGGGACGCTGCGCGAGAAGGAGGCCATTCGGGCGCGTGCGCTGGAACTGCTGAACATCGTGGGACTTGGGCATGCCGTCGACCGCAAGCCATCGCAACTCTCGGGCGGGATGCGACAGCGCGTTGCGATTGCGCGGGCGTTGGCGCTCGATCCGGAAGTGCTGATGATGGACGAACCGTTCGGCGCGCTCGACGCTATTACCCGCGAAGAGATGAGCGACTTCCTGCTCGATCTCTGGAAGCGCACCGGCAAGACGATCGTATTCGTGACGCATTCGATCGACGAGGCCGTCTTCCTGTCGCGCGACGTCACCGTCATGGCGACCGGGCCGGCGCGCATTCTCGAATGCCTGACGGTGCCGCTGCCGTATCCGCGCAACGAGGACAGCTACGCCACGCCGGAGTTCGCCCAGACGGCGTCGCATCTGCGCAAGCGTCTCAAGGAAGGCCACCGGGCCGGGAGGACATCATGA
- a CDS encoding glutathione S-transferase family protein: MLKLYGRATSGNVQKVIFLLEELGQPYERLDYGRQFGNTGTPEYLAMNPTNKVPTLADGDLIVWESNTILRYLGSRYGASLYPADPAQRTFVERWMDWTLASLNPVYLAGFKDAKKPKDEQAADTGPNLAAELKILDTHLREVPWCAGQSFSLADIALAPLVRRCVSFPFALPEMPGIAAWLARIGERPAFAKATSAG, translated from the coding sequence ATGCTGAAGCTCTACGGACGCGCAACATCCGGCAACGTGCAGAAAGTCATTTTCCTTCTCGAAGAACTGGGCCAGCCCTACGAGCGACTGGACTACGGCCGTCAGTTCGGCAACACCGGTACACCCGAATACCTCGCCATGAATCCGACCAACAAGGTGCCGACGCTTGCCGATGGCGACCTGATCGTGTGGGAGTCGAACACGATCCTGCGCTACCTCGGCAGCCGCTACGGCGCGTCGCTGTATCCGGCCGATCCTGCGCAGCGCACCTTCGTGGAACGCTGGATGGACTGGACGCTGGCGTCGCTCAACCCGGTCTATCTCGCGGGCTTCAAGGACGCGAAGAAGCCGAAGGACGAGCAGGCCGCCGACACGGGGCCGAACCTTGCCGCCGAACTGAAGATTCTCGACACGCACTTGCGTGAGGTGCCCTGGTGCGCGGGGCAGTCGTTCAGTCTTGCGGACATCGCGCTGGCGCCGCTCGTCAGGCGGTGCGTGAGCTTCCCGTTCGCGCTGCCCGAAATGCCCGGCATTGCGGCGTGGCTGGCCCGCATCGGCGAGCGTCCCGCCTTTGCAAAAGCGACGAGCGCAGGCTGA
- a CDS encoding ABC transporter permease encodes MSVSPTEVVPAGARGRAAPKPFRGLWRAGPGVALLLVLLVLWEAGLRLFEVPIFVLPTPTQIVGALVAKQPELAAAAWVTAREVLYGFVLSTVVGALLAIGIARFERLGSALYPLMVVFQNVPKIALAPIFVLWFGYDLVPKILLIVVMAFFPVALNMLVGLRSADPNLVALLKSVGATRTQILMRVQIPHSLPALMAGIKVAITLSVIGAIVGEFAGASAGLGYVIQFASTQMQMPLVFAALVEVSLLGVFFYYAVEWFEYRFITWGGEGRH; translated from the coding sequence ATGAGCGTATCGCCTACCGAAGTCGTGCCGGCCGGCGCGCGCGGGCGTGCGGCCCCGAAACCGTTTCGCGGCCTGTGGCGCGCCGGGCCGGGCGTGGCGCTGCTGCTCGTGCTGCTGGTGCTATGGGAGGCGGGGCTGCGCCTGTTCGAGGTTCCCATCTTCGTGCTGCCGACGCCCACGCAGATCGTCGGAGCGCTGGTGGCAAAGCAGCCGGAGCTCGCCGCCGCCGCATGGGTGACGGCGCGCGAAGTGCTGTATGGATTCGTGCTGTCGACGGTGGTCGGGGCGTTGCTTGCCATCGGCATCGCGCGTTTCGAGCGACTGGGCAGCGCGCTCTATCCGCTGATGGTGGTCTTTCAGAACGTGCCGAAGATCGCGCTCGCACCGATCTTCGTGCTCTGGTTCGGCTATGACCTCGTCCCGAAGATTCTCCTCATCGTCGTGATGGCGTTCTTCCCCGTGGCGTTGAACATGCTCGTGGGTCTGCGCTCGGCCGATCCGAACCTGGTGGCGCTGCTCAAATCGGTGGGCGCCACGCGCACGCAGATTCTCATGCGGGTGCAGATACCGCATTCGCTGCCGGCGTTGATGGCGGGCATCAAGGTCGCGATCACGCTCAGTGTGATCGGCGCCATCGTCGGCGAATTCGCGGGCGCCTCGGCCGGCCTGGGCTACGTGATCCAGTTCGCCTCGACGCAAATGCAGATGCCGCTCGTTTTTGCCGCACTCGTCGAAGTCTCGCTGCTCGGCGTGTTCTTCTACTACGCCGTCGAGTGGTTCGAATACCGCTTCATTACCTGGGGCGGGGAAGGGCGCCATTGA
- a CDS encoding RidA family protein, whose amino-acid sequence MTISVHGKKNPNLPFHPAVRAGDYVFVSGQVAKDEDGRMVSGTIEDETRATILAVQRALREAGCDLSDVVKATVYLEDARDFGRYNGVFKEFFPEGRLARTTVEARAVITTRIEIECIAYRPL is encoded by the coding sequence ATGACGATTTCGGTACATGGCAAGAAGAACCCCAACCTGCCGTTTCATCCGGCGGTTCGGGCTGGCGACTACGTATTCGTTTCGGGGCAGGTGGCCAAGGACGAAGACGGACGGATGGTGAGCGGCACGATCGAGGACGAGACCCGCGCGACGATCCTCGCCGTGCAGCGCGCGCTGCGCGAGGCGGGATGCGATCTGTCGGACGTGGTGAAGGCGACCGTCTATCTGGAGGATGCCCGCGACTTCGGGCGCTACAACGGCGTGTTCAAGGAGTTCTTTCCGGAGGGCCGGCTTGCACGGACCACCGTCGAAGCCCGCGCCGTGATCACCACGCGAATCGAGATCGAGTGCATCGCCTATCGGCCGCTGTGA
- a CDS encoding ABC transporter substrate-binding protein, with product MSRLSRLFSVLLVSISLMGAAAPASAADDVIVQLDWIVRGNHAMFFVARDKGMFAKQGINVTAIRKGTGSVDALRMVANGSAQFGFGDLSTLLVARTQGASNTTLVAVNQKSPLAMVSVKSRKPLNSAKDLKGLNVGVHPAGSTYVFLKAFLSKNGMSLADIKQSTVAPPYENYLVMGRVDAVPGYIDAEVPLLEEKTGGPGSLSILQAADHGLSVYGSGVFASDKMIASNPQLVQRFVNAYMEAFAYVIAHPDEAVAMIVKANPEYKGQEKILTEQLDADFKHTMYSSETAANGIGWVDAKRWGEMFDILQKEGSIESNAKPSGGFDMKFLTAAKPLRK from the coding sequence GTGAGCAGATTAAGCAGACTGTTTTCGGTTCTTCTCGTTTCGATCTCGTTGATGGGGGCTGCCGCACCGGCCTCGGCCGCCGACGACGTCATCGTTCAACTGGACTGGATCGTACGCGGCAACCATGCCATGTTCTTCGTCGCACGGGACAAGGGCATGTTCGCGAAGCAGGGCATCAACGTGACGGCAATCCGCAAGGGCACCGGTTCAGTGGACGCATTGCGCATGGTGGCCAACGGCAGCGCGCAATTCGGCTTCGGCGATCTGTCGACCTTGCTGGTCGCGCGCACGCAGGGCGCCTCGAATACCACGCTCGTGGCAGTGAACCAGAAGAGCCCGCTGGCCATGGTGTCGGTCAAGTCGCGCAAACCATTGAATTCGGCGAAGGATCTCAAGGGCCTGAATGTCGGCGTGCATCCCGCCGGCTCGACATACGTGTTCCTGAAGGCCTTCCTCAGCAAGAACGGTATGTCGCTCGCCGACATCAAGCAAAGCACGGTGGCGCCGCCCTACGAGAACTACCTCGTGATGGGGCGCGTCGACGCGGTGCCGGGATATATCGATGCCGAAGTGCCGCTGCTCGAGGAGAAGACGGGCGGGCCGGGATCGTTGTCGATTCTCCAGGCCGCCGACCATGGCCTGAGCGTCTACGGCTCCGGCGTGTTCGCCTCGGACAAGATGATCGCCTCCAATCCGCAACTCGTGCAGCGCTTTGTGAATGCCTACATGGAAGCGTTTGCCTACGTCATTGCGCATCCCGACGAGGCGGTGGCGATGATCGTGAAGGCCAACCCCGAGTACAAGGGACAGGAGAAGATTCTCACCGAGCAGCTCGACGCGGATTTCAAACATACGATGTACTCGTCGGAGACGGCCGCCAATGGCATCGGTTGGGTCGACGCCAAACGCTGGGGCGAAATGTTCGACATCCTCCAGAAGGAGGGATCGATCGAGTCGAATGCCAAGCCGAGTGGCGGCTTCGACATGAAGTTCCTGACGGCAGCCAAGCCGCTGCGCAAGTGA